A section of the Deinococcus taeanensis genome encodes:
- a CDS encoding DMT family transporter produces MARLKSALVAAAPLLFVLLWSTGFLGTKGAARNADPFAYLTVRFVLAAALMVALTAALRAPWPTRAQAGRAAVTGLLLHAGYLGGVTVAIWLGLPAGVTSVLVGLQPLLTGLLSWPVLGERVTRAQWAGLLLGFAGVLLVVGGQGIGSQTTASRPALLAAAFALVCTTAGTLYQRRAGGDMPLLGGTAAQYVVSAAALGAVTLARGGGVIHWNAEFILSLTWLVLVLSVGAILLLMRLLRDLPAARVNSLFYLVPPLAVLESWALYGERLSALSLGGLLLCVAGVALAAQQPTARPARTG; encoded by the coding sequence ATGGCCCGCCTGAAGTCTGCCCTGGTTGCCGCTGCGCCGCTGCTGTTCGTGCTGCTCTGGAGTACCGGGTTTCTGGGTACGAAGGGGGCGGCACGCAACGCTGACCCTTTTGCGTACCTCACGGTGCGGTTCGTCCTGGCGGCCGCACTGATGGTGGCCCTGACGGCGGCGCTGCGCGCGCCGTGGCCCACACGGGCCCAGGCGGGCCGTGCGGCGGTGACCGGGCTGCTCCTGCACGCCGGGTACCTGGGCGGCGTCACGGTGGCCATCTGGCTGGGCCTCCCGGCCGGCGTGACGAGCGTCCTGGTGGGCCTGCAACCCCTCCTGACCGGCTTGCTGTCCTGGCCGGTGCTGGGGGAACGGGTCACGCGGGCGCAGTGGGCGGGCCTGCTGCTGGGCTTCGCGGGTGTGCTGCTGGTCGTGGGCGGCCAGGGCATCGGAAGTCAGACGACGGCCAGCCGCCCGGCCCTGCTGGCCGCCGCGTTCGCGCTGGTCTGCACCACTGCCGGCACCCTCTACCAGCGCCGCGCGGGCGGCGACATGCCCCTGCTGGGCGGCACGGCCGCGCAGTACGTCGTTAGCGCCGCCGCGCTCGGGGCCGTCACCCTGGCGCGCGGAGGCGGTGTGATCCACTGGAACGCGGAATTCATCCTGTCCCTCACGTGGCTGGTGCTGGTCCTGTCGGTCGGGGCGATCCTGCTGCTCATGCGCCTGCTGCGCGACCTGCCGGCGGCGCGCGTGAACAGCCTCTTCTACCTCGTGCCGCCACTGGCCGTGCTGGAAAGCTGGGCACTGTACGGCGAACGCCTCAGCGCCCTGTCGCTGGGCGGCCTGCTGCTGTGCGTGGCAGGCGTCGCCCTCGCCGCCCAGCAACCCACCGCCCGCCCGGCGCGTACCGGGTGA
- a CDS encoding GNAT family N-acetyltransferase, which translates to MPEPLTPAQLAEHSGLTVNPAAQTQRPRRNLHPLMRPAAPHDARIIATHRYPTEPDGPDHSIYAEWVAQAITNGTYLGFLHDVNGAVIAGAGLTLLHWGPTRGHPNPWHARIVNVWTHPHHRRAGHAHTLVTACLHAARTRGITRLHLSTTSAARSLYERLGFEPALTELTLTDR; encoded by the coding sequence ATGCCTGAACCCCTGACCCCCGCACAACTGGCTGAACACAGCGGCCTGACCGTCAACCCTGCGGCGCAAACCCAGCGCCCACGCCGCAACCTTCACCCCCTGATGCGCCCAGCTGCCCCCCACGATGCCCGCATCATCGCCACGCACCGCTACCCCACCGAGCCCGACGGACCTGACCACTCCATCTATGCAGAGTGGGTGGCGCAGGCCATCACGAACGGCACGTACCTGGGCTTCCTGCACGACGTGAACGGCGCCGTGATCGCCGGTGCCGGCCTGACCCTCCTTCACTGGGGCCCCACGAGAGGGCACCCCAACCCCTGGCACGCCCGCATCGTGAACGTCTGGACACACCCCCACCACCGCCGCGCCGGACACGCCCACACCCTGGTAACGGCCTGCCTGCACGCCGCCCGCACCCGCGGCATCACCCGCCTGCACCTCAGCACCACCTCCGCCGCACGCTCCCTGTACGAACGCCTGGGGTTTGAACCTGCCCTCACCGAACTGACCCTCACCGACCGCTGA
- a CDS encoding GAF domain-containing protein: MTGYGEALSPALARLLGVSEDALFVLDAAGRFSYANDSAGAIVGLKGQDLLGRSLEADFGFAFSDRWLSESRRARTQGLQVEYDAFNPSLGGWVRVHVTPHKGSLAVQIRNVSSQRRTVALQAVTAALAQTETPEQVVQIMLRHAVAATGAYMGALVRPSADQAHLELHGEVGYSDELRARFARFPLTLDIPPCDAARTGQAVFVAGDVFDQQYPGSLGTRAAHTRSLAALPLLVEGQLWGVLALSFSEVRHFHPEEREFLLAIVQQCAQALGRTAAEVRLQEQAETLRLLNRIGQTVSAELDLGRMVQGVTDAGVELTGAQFGAFFYHVTNESQENLMLYTIAGASREAFATFPMPRNTPVFSATFTEQRVVRSDDITLDPRYGRNAPHQGMPPGHLPVRSYLAVPVVSRSGEVLGGLFFGHGDAGVFTERAEQLMVGLAAQAAVAMDNARLYQQLQDSHALLERRVEDRTRQLENQAATLEAFVRFTEAAGARTDVHTLAREALTVFRGFFLECSAAYYERDGATWRAQVWTDDIAPAVVQSITAGIPADAPTFRDAVHTRAPVFVNAWNPDREQVAATEEYGTVALYPMLVGEHVVGLMAVGLKGTQQWSEDSQAVVRSVGRSLNLSLERADVARQLERQRDALQARTQALEAFEDLTRNLTLEADPYALILRAQEIMLSLLPDGYALYWEREGDTWRVQSQVGDLRNEELQRQVNAGLPYEPTRTVRIPYETGEPLYQDEYDRRHDNLEPTVGHISATASLPVRVGGKVQGVIVVGLFGLRRWTATDRAVLATVMRSVGLTLEGAENARALQQRTRELERSNAELERFAYVASHDLQEPLRTIASFSELINRRYGADLDDKGRRYLELVTRGAERMKVLIDDLLVFSRLNVVQEELTPLPLEGPLQDAVDSLQGAIGESGAHVTWEALPQVLGVRSELAQLFQNLLGNAIKFQRPGVAPQVHVQAARDGNCWHVQVHDNGIGFEPQYAERIFQIFQRLHGRDEYQGTGMGLAIVRKIMEHHGGRVWAQAQPGQGSVFHLTLHAADEER, from the coding sequence GTGACCGGGTACGGTGAAGCGTTATCACCGGCGCTGGCCCGGCTTCTTGGCGTCAGCGAGGACGCCCTGTTCGTGCTGGACGCAGCGGGCCGCTTCAGTTACGCGAACGATAGTGCAGGGGCCATTGTGGGTCTGAAGGGTCAGGACCTGCTCGGCCGGTCCCTGGAGGCTGACTTCGGGTTCGCGTTCAGCGACCGCTGGCTCAGCGAGAGCCGCCGGGCACGCACTCAGGGGCTCCAGGTCGAGTACGACGCGTTCAATCCGTCTCTGGGAGGCTGGGTTCGCGTGCATGTCACGCCGCACAAAGGCAGTCTGGCCGTGCAGATCCGGAACGTAAGTTCCCAGCGGCGAACCGTGGCGCTACAGGCGGTAACGGCCGCCCTGGCGCAAACCGAGACTCCGGAGCAGGTCGTCCAGATCATGCTCCGGCATGCGGTGGCAGCGACTGGGGCGTACATGGGCGCCTTGGTCAGGCCCTCCGCTGATCAGGCTCATCTGGAGCTGCACGGCGAGGTCGGGTATTCAGACGAGCTGCGCGCGCGGTTCGCGCGGTTCCCGCTGACGCTGGACATTCCCCCCTGTGACGCGGCGCGCACCGGGCAGGCTGTTTTTGTGGCGGGCGACGTCTTCGACCAGCAGTACCCGGGGTCGCTGGGAACGCGCGCCGCGCACACCCGCAGTCTTGCTGCCCTGCCCCTGCTGGTGGAAGGCCAGCTGTGGGGGGTGCTGGCGCTCAGTTTCTCGGAAGTCCGGCACTTTCACCCCGAGGAACGTGAGTTCCTGCTGGCCATCGTGCAGCAGTGCGCGCAGGCCCTGGGCCGGACCGCCGCCGAGGTTCGGCTGCAGGAGCAGGCAGAGACACTGAGGCTGCTGAACCGCATCGGGCAGACGGTATCCGCGGAACTGGATCTGGGCAGAATGGTGCAGGGCGTCACGGACGCTGGGGTGGAACTGACGGGAGCTCAGTTCGGGGCGTTTTTCTACCACGTGACCAACGAGAGTCAGGAAAACCTCATGCTGTACACCATTGCCGGGGCCTCCCGGGAGGCCTTCGCGACGTTTCCGATGCCGCGCAACACGCCGGTGTTCAGTGCCACCTTCACGGAGCAGCGCGTGGTGCGCTCGGACGACATCACCCTCGATCCGCGGTACGGGCGGAACGCTCCGCACCAGGGCATGCCGCCGGGTCACCTTCCCGTCCGGAGTTACCTGGCGGTGCCGGTGGTGTCGCGTTCCGGTGAGGTGCTGGGCGGGCTGTTCTTCGGCCATGGAGACGCAGGCGTGTTCACCGAGCGCGCCGAGCAGCTCATGGTGGGGCTGGCGGCTCAGGCTGCGGTCGCCATGGACAACGCGCGGCTGTACCAGCAGTTGCAGGACAGTCACGCGCTGCTCGAACGCCGCGTGGAGGACCGCACCCGGCAACTGGAGAACCAGGCGGCCACCCTCGAGGCGTTCGTGCGGTTCACGGAAGCGGCGGGCGCGAGAACCGACGTGCACACCCTGGCCCGGGAGGCGCTGACGGTCTTCCGCGGGTTTTTCCTGGAATGCAGCGCCGCGTACTACGAACGCGACGGCGCCACGTGGCGCGCCCAGGTGTGGACGGACGATATTGCTCCGGCGGTGGTGCAGAGCATCACGGCCGGCATTCCGGCCGACGCGCCCACCTTCCGGGACGCAGTGCACACCCGCGCGCCGGTGTTCGTGAATGCCTGGAATCCGGACCGGGAGCAGGTGGCGGCCACCGAGGAGTACGGCACGGTGGCGCTGTACCCCATGCTGGTGGGGGAGCACGTGGTGGGCCTGATGGCGGTGGGCCTGAAGGGCACCCAGCAGTGGTCGGAGGACAGCCAGGCGGTGGTGCGCTCGGTCGGGCGGAGCCTGAACCTGTCTCTGGAGCGCGCGGACGTGGCGCGGCAGCTTGAGCGGCAGCGGGACGCCCTGCAGGCCAGGACGCAGGCCCTCGAGGCGTTCGAGGACCTGACGCGCAACCTGACGCTGGAAGCCGACCCGTACGCCCTGATCCTGCGGGCGCAGGAGATCATGCTGTCCCTGCTGCCCGACGGGTACGCCCTGTACTGGGAGCGCGAGGGCGACACCTGGCGGGTGCAGTCCCAGGTGGGTGACCTGCGCAACGAGGAGCTGCAGCGTCAGGTGAACGCCGGTCTGCCGTACGAACCGACCCGCACGGTCCGCATTCCGTACGAGACGGGGGAACCGCTGTACCAGGACGAGTACGACAGGCGGCACGACAATCTGGAACCCACTGTGGGGCATATCAGTGCGACCGCTTCCCTGCCGGTCCGGGTGGGCGGCAAGGTGCAGGGCGTCATTGTGGTGGGTTTGTTCGGCCTGCGGCGCTGGACTGCCACGGACCGGGCGGTGCTGGCCACCGTGATGCGCAGCGTGGGCCTGACGCTCGAAGGGGCGGAGAACGCCCGCGCGTTGCAGCAGCGGACCCGGGAACTGGAGCGGTCGAACGCGGAACTCGAGCGCTTCGCGTACGTGGCCAGTCATGACCTTCAGGAGCCGCTGCGGACCATCGCGAGTTTCTCCGAGCTGATCAACCGCCGTTACGGTGCGGACCTGGATGACAAGGGCCGCCGGTACCTGGAGCTGGTCACGCGGGGCGCTGAACGCATGAAGGTCCTCATTGATGACCTGCTGGTCTTCTCGCGCCTGAACGTCGTGCAGGAGGAACTGACGCCGCTGCCGCTGGAGGGGCCCCTCCAGGACGCCGTGGACAGCCTGCAGGGCGCCATCGGGGAAAGCGGGGCGCACGTCACATGGGAGGCGCTGCCCCAGGTGCTGGGCGTGCGGTCCGAACTGGCGCAGCTGTTTCAGAATCTGCTGGGGAACGCCATCAAGTTCCAGCGTCCTGGTGTGGCGCCGCAGGTGCACGTGCAGGCTGCCCGGGACGGGAACTGCTGGCACGTGCAGGTTCATGACAACGGCATCGGTTTTGAGCCGCAGTACGCTGAGCGCATCTTCCAGATCTTCCAGCGCCTCCACGGGCGGGACGAGTACCAGGGCACCGGCATGGGCCTGGCCATCGTGCGCAAGATCATGGAGCATCACGGCGGCCGGGTGTGGGCGCAGGCGCAGCCCGGTCAGGGCAGTGTGTTCCACCTGACGCTTCACGCGGCGGACGAGGAACGCTGA
- a CDS encoding DEAD/DEAH box helicase family protein gives MAPSLRLDRGTLVMSEVPACVAAHFTWDARSQSWRAPGHAYRAVVEALRGADVPFRDSAAAFEKLELGFAREVTPYAHQTGALSAWKRAGRRGVVVLPTGAGKTLVAQLALRDTPRSALICVPTLDLLQQWYAGLVAAFPDTPVGLLGGGSHDEAPLLVSTYDSAAIHAEALAGRYALQIFDEAHHLPSDFTRVIAEMGLAPYRLGLTATPKRGDGRERDLDSLIGPVVYQVAPEDLAGDTLAEYREVVIRVRLSAQEQRHYDDLIRQRNEFLRLNGIRLGSLDGWKQFIMASGTPHGRRAMLAHREAKSLAYGTDGKLRVLEEILANHPQARTLLFTDDNATVYRISREFLIPAITHQTPVKERHTLLERFRRGEYRLLVTSRVLNEGVDVPEASVAVVLSGTATEREHIQRLGRILRKAEGKTAVLYEVITEGTSEERVSRQRRGQWQPGQGGGGTPWEDLNASD, from the coding sequence ATGGCCCCCTCCCTGCGTCTGGACCGCGGCACGCTCGTGATGAGCGAGGTGCCGGCCTGCGTCGCGGCGCATTTCACGTGGGACGCCCGCAGCCAGTCGTGGCGCGCGCCGGGGCACGCATACCGGGCTGTGGTGGAGGCGCTGCGCGGCGCAGACGTGCCGTTCCGGGACAGCGCGGCGGCGTTCGAGAAGCTGGAACTGGGGTTCGCGCGCGAAGTCACCCCGTACGCGCACCAGACCGGCGCCCTGAGCGCCTGGAAACGGGCCGGGCGCCGGGGCGTGGTGGTGCTGCCCACCGGGGCGGGCAAGACGCTCGTGGCGCAGCTGGCCCTGCGGGACACGCCGCGCAGCGCGCTGATCTGCGTGCCCACCCTGGACCTGCTGCAGCAGTGGTACGCGGGGCTGGTGGCGGCCTTCCCGGACACGCCCGTGGGGCTGCTGGGCGGCGGCAGTCACGATGAGGCGCCGCTGCTGGTCAGCACGTACGATTCCGCCGCAATTCACGCCGAGGCACTCGCCGGGCGGTACGCGCTGCAGATTTTCGACGAGGCGCACCACCTGCCGAGCGATTTCACGCGGGTGATTGCGGAGATGGGCCTCGCCCCGTACCGGCTGGGCCTGACCGCCACCCCGAAACGCGGGGACGGGCGCGAGCGGGACCTGGACAGCCTGATCGGGCCGGTCGTGTACCAGGTGGCGCCGGAGGACCTGGCGGGGGATACGCTCGCCGAGTACCGGGAGGTGGTCATCCGCGTGCGCCTGAGCGCGCAGGAGCAGCGGCACTACGACGACCTGATCCGGCAGCGCAACGAGTTCCTGAGGCTCAACGGCATCCGGCTGGGGTCCCTGGACGGCTGGAAGCAGTTCATCATGGCGAGCGGCACGCCGCACGGCCGGCGGGCCATGCTCGCGCACCGGGAAGCGAAATCCCTGGCGTACGGCACGGACGGCAAGCTGCGGGTGCTCGAGGAGATCCTGGCGAACCACCCGCAGGCCCGCACGCTGCTCTTCACCGATGACAACGCCACCGTGTACCGTATCAGCCGTGAGTTCCTGATTCCCGCAATCACGCACCAGACGCCGGTGAAGGAACGGCACACGCTGCTGGAACGCTTCCGGCGCGGCGAGTACCGCCTCCTGGTGACCAGCCGGGTGCTGAACGAGGGCGTGGACGTGCCCGAGGCGAGCGTGGCCGTGGTCCTGTCCGGCACCGCCACGGAACGTGAGCACATTCAGCGCCTGGGCCGCATTCTGCGCAAGGCCGAAGGCAAGACGGCCGTGCTGTACGAGGTGATCACCGAGGGCACCAGCGAGGAGCGCGTCAGCCGGCAGCGCCGCGGCCAGTGGCAGCCCGGCCAGGGCGGCGGGGGCACCCCGTGGGAGGACCTGAATGCTTCCGACTGA
- a CDS encoding DUF790 family protein, producing MLPTELLMFRVKAGLVEPRRLKPTTQNLDLAARLISTFEASVGRRRFELDEDLRVLEAGRQDFKVLRGLAHLLTNMSTFEAGGHVEPGVVRERVFTLAQGVVPSRRNAALVLEQAARALGSERPLSPQDLQAALYADLPDQQSLVAFDPPAPLELIHRFDLAQAQGMLYRATELVITARRNEPARYKQLLKYLKFFGLMATVEGDANLGFTLTLDGPASLFGATTRYGLSMAKFLPALLHVTKWDLSAALKPRRDLTWVDPGDTEWSFQLTSEDGYVSHYAPPDEHDSALESGFAERFAKLDTPWTLEREVDLVPVPGGVILPDFRLVQGDRSVLVEIVGYWRPEYLRKKFDLLRKARRSDVIVCVSERLNLERAGVNPSDFGERVVWFKGVLNPKDVLALADRHAVTTP from the coding sequence ATGCTTCCGACTGAGCTGCTGATGTTCCGCGTGAAGGCCGGGCTGGTCGAACCGCGGCGTCTGAAGCCCACCACGCAGAACCTGGACCTCGCCGCGCGCCTGATCAGCACCTTCGAGGCCAGTGTCGGTCGGCGCCGCTTCGAGCTGGACGAGGACCTGCGGGTGCTGGAGGCCGGCCGGCAGGACTTCAAGGTGCTGCGCGGCCTCGCTCACCTGCTGACCAACATGAGCACCTTCGAGGCGGGCGGGCACGTGGAGCCCGGAGTGGTGCGCGAACGGGTGTTCACGCTCGCGCAGGGCGTGGTGCCCAGCCGCCGCAACGCGGCGCTCGTGCTGGAGCAGGCCGCGCGGGCGCTGGGCAGCGAGCGGCCCCTGAGCCCCCAGGACCTTCAGGCGGCGCTGTACGCCGACCTGCCGGACCAGCAGTCGCTGGTGGCCTTCGACCCGCCCGCCCCTCTGGAACTCATTCACCGCTTCGACCTGGCGCAGGCGCAGGGCATGCTGTACCGCGCGACGGAACTCGTGATCACGGCGCGGCGCAACGAACCCGCCCGGTACAAGCAGCTGCTGAAGTACCTGAAGTTCTTCGGACTGATGGCCACCGTGGAAGGCGACGCGAACCTGGGGTTCACCCTCACGCTGGACGGCCCGGCCAGCCTGTTCGGCGCCACCACCCGCTACGGGCTGAGCATGGCGAAATTCCTGCCGGCACTGCTGCACGTCACGAAATGGGACCTGAGCGCCGCTCTGAAACCCCGCCGCGACCTGACGTGGGTGGATCCCGGCGACACCGAATGGTCCTTTCAGCTCACCAGCGAGGACGGCTACGTCAGCCACTACGCGCCGCCTGATGAGCACGACAGCGCCCTGGAAAGCGGCTTTGCCGAACGCTTCGCGAAACTCGACACGCCCTGGACCCTGGAGCGCGAAGTGGACCTCGTGCCGGTGCCGGGCGGCGTGATCCTCCCGGACTTCCGCCTCGTGCAGGGTGACCGGTCGGTGCTGGTGGAGATCGTCGGGTACTGGCGGCCCGAGTACCTGCGCAAAAAATTCGATCTGCTGCGCAAGGCCCGCCGCAGCGACGTGATCGTCTGCGTGAGCGAACGCCTGAACCTCGAGCGCGCCGGCGTGAACCCCAGCGACTTCGGGGAGCGCGTCGTGTGGTTCAAGGGCGTCCTGAATCCAAAGGACGTGCTGGCCCTCGCCGACCGGCACGCTGTCACTACCCCCTGA